In Lacrimispora indolis DSM 755, a genomic segment contains:
- a CDS encoding ABC transporter substrate-binding protein yields the protein MRKWKKLGALGMASLMAMSVLAGCQSGQKTEQVTTSAETAKTEGAKTEEPKAGNGEPVVLRMWGGVPAEAGPQAVCDNFNQLYKDKGIQVEYERFVNDDTGNLKLETNLLSGDGVDLYMTYTTDVLTKRADGNMALDLSELIARDDFQLTKYFGTLAEAYYINGKPYSIPTKLDQYGIVLNQDMFEAAGIEVPTEWTFEEFREIAKKLTHGEGQDKVYGMFWNSQQDLTYLFSYLATQTNGGDPMYKSDKETSFDDPVVLKSVELINNMMNVDKTSPTHTDSVTQKLSQESMFLTGKSAMTVGPWIVRSVKDQASYPHDFKTAFAPYPVVEEGQRKYTQGGYGDHLCINPKSQNIDAAWEFAKWYATEGMLPVVEGGRVPASNTYNALEVTEAFVMGAEDYLDAETTQKILITPAENYAVPSITNHIAEVKKIAVEELEGIFIGKQSVEDGMKKAKARADELLQK from the coding sequence ATGAGAAAGTGGAAAAAATTAGGGGCACTTGGCATGGCATCTCTCATGGCAATGTCAGTGCTGGCCGGCTGTCAGAGCGGCCAGAAGACGGAACAGGTGACTACGTCGGCAGAGACAGCAAAAACGGAAGGAGCAAAAACAGAGGAGCCAAAAGCAGGTAACGGAGAACCTGTGGTTTTGCGGATGTGGGGAGGCGTTCCGGCTGAAGCCGGGCCTCAGGCGGTTTGCGACAACTTCAACCAGCTGTACAAGGATAAAGGAATTCAGGTTGAGTACGAGCGGTTTGTAAATGATGATACAGGAAATTTAAAATTGGAAACCAATCTTCTCTCAGGAGACGGAGTGGATCTTTATATGACCTACACCACCGATGTCCTGACAAAGCGGGCGGATGGAAACATGGCGCTGGATCTTTCGGAGTTGATTGCCCGGGATGATTTCCAGCTGACAAAATATTTTGGAACTCTGGCCGAAGCATATTACATTAACGGGAAGCCTTATTCCATTCCCACAAAGCTGGATCAGTACGGAATCGTATTAAATCAAGACATGTTTGAAGCGGCTGGGATCGAAGTTCCCACGGAATGGACCTTTGAGGAATTCCGGGAGATAGCCAAAAAGCTTACTCATGGAGAAGGTCAGGATAAGGTTTACGGCATGTTCTGGAATTCCCAGCAGGATCTGACCTACCTTTTCAGCTATTTAGCAACCCAGACCAACGGCGGAGATCCAATGTATAAAAGTGACAAGGAAACCAGCTTTGACGATCCGGTGGTGCTTAAATCCGTTGAGCTGATCAATAATATGATGAATGTGGATAAAACATCTCCTACACATACGGATTCCGTAACCCAGAAGCTGTCCCAGGAAAGCATGTTCCTGACAGGAAAATCCGCCATGACGGTGGGACCGTGGATTGTAAGAAGCGTTAAAGATCAGGCCAGCTATCCTCATGACTTTAAGACGGCATTTGCTCCTTATCCGGTGGTGGAAGAGGGACAGAGAAAATACACCCAGGGCGGCTATGGAGATCATCTGTGCATTAATCCAAAATCCCAGAACATTGACGCTGCATGGGAATTTGCAAAGTGGTATGCAACCGAGGGAATGCTTCCTGTGGTAGAAGGCGGACGTGTGCCTGCTTCCAATACCTATAACGCCCTGGAAGTGACCGAGGCGTTTGTCATGGGAGCAGAGGATTATCTGGATGCAGAAACCACCCAGAAGATACTCATAACACCAGCCGAGAATTATGCGGTTCCATCCATTACCAATCATATTGCGGAGGTAAAGAAAATCGCAGTCGAGGAGCTGGAAGGTATCTTTATCGGAAAGCAGTCAGTGGAAGATGGAATGAAAAAGGCCAAAGCAAGGGCAGATGAGCTTTTGCAAAAATAA
- a CDS encoding response regulator transcription factor encodes MKRVMIVDDEVLVRLGIQSLIKWENHGYRIVCDASDGAEALQKIRQYQPDIVLTDLKMSPMDGFELISECREKYPHIQFIVLSSYNDFDNVRSAMKMGAFDYVFKLTVKPEELLKVMDEAASLGKGTETAQETTSLAERNLEVIKKGLFKRILNSETFLNKYLEELTKLPLAISFDRPFCILSVTIDDFKVVRKKGDFMDLELLIFTMDNILGELFGRHHRAEVFQYGEYDFAVAVNREEGQDHQAFFMSMEKEFGIFASCARQYYGLEVSGALSRERTGIQGLKDAVAQNRDTLKMRFFSEPGKLHPYEKTIRERAVLPPEFHSSVVEGLAAEHDFYGIRKFMEEYFCFLKEKNRWEPEEIRYLLRKTYGALAASFARSKADIDMFLDKNGINMETSINDYTYLEKIRQSILELVEQYKKEYESNSGRILRKEVAEAKSFVRSHMKEELQVADIAAMVNMSGSYFSHVFKKEEGISFLEYVYRVRMEHARYLLESSDLKVNEIADEVGIVNPNYFSTQFKKSVGQSPLEYRQARLKKTEENSRI; translated from the coding sequence ATGAAGAGGGTAATGATTGTGGATGATGAGGTTTTGGTGCGCCTGGGAATCCAGTCATTGATCAAATGGGAGAACCATGGATACCGGATCGTCTGTGACGCATCGGACGGGGCAGAGGCGCTTCAAAAGATCAGGCAGTACCAGCCGGATATCGTTCTCACGGACTTAAAGATGAGCCCAATGGATGGCTTTGAGCTGATTTCAGAGTGCAGGGAAAAGTATCCTCACATCCAGTTTATTGTCTTAAGCAGCTATAATGATTTTGACAACGTAAGAAGTGCCATGAAAATGGGGGCTTTTGATTATGTTTTTAAATTGACGGTAAAGCCGGAGGAGCTGCTGAAGGTCATGGATGAGGCCGCTTCCCTTGGGAAAGGGACAGAGACGGCCCAGGAAACCACTTCCCTGGCTGAAAGGAATTTAGAAGTCATAAAAAAGGGATTGTTTAAAAGGATCTTAAACTCAGAAACCTTTTTAAATAAATATTTGGAGGAGCTGACAAAGCTGCCTCTTGCCATAAGCTTTGACCGGCCCTTCTGCATTCTCTCCGTTACCATCGATGATTTTAAGGTGGTGAGAAAAAAAGGGGATTTCATGGATTTGGAGCTTCTGATCTTTACCATGGATAATATCCTTGGGGAGCTGTTTGGACGCCATCACCGGGCGGAGGTGTTCCAGTATGGGGAATATGATTTTGCCGTGGCCGTAAACCGGGAAGAAGGTCAGGACCATCAGGCCTTTTTTATGTCAATGGAAAAGGAGTTTGGAATCTTTGCCAGCTGTGCCAGGCAGTATTACGGTCTGGAGGTGAGCGGAGCATTGAGCAGGGAACGTACGGGAATCCAGGGGTTAAAAGATGCCGTTGCCCAGAACCGGGATACCCTGAAAATGCGCTTTTTTTCGGAGCCTGGAAAACTTCATCCATATGAGAAAACCATCAGGGAAAGGGCTGTCCTTCCTCCTGAATTTCACAGCTCTGTTGTAGAGGGGCTGGCAGCGGAACACGATTTTTACGGGATCAGAAAATTCATGGAAGAATATTTTTGTTTTTTAAAAGAAAAGAACCGGTGGGAGCCGGAGGAAATCCGCTATTTACTGAGAAAGACTTATGGAGCTCTGGCCGCTTCCTTTGCCCGCAGCAAAGCTGACATCGACATGTTTTTAGATAAAAACGGAATAAATATGGAGACTTCCATCAATGATTATACGTATCTGGAAAAAATCAGGCAATCAATATTAGAGCTGGTGGAGCAGTATAAAAAGGAGTATGAATCAAACAGCGGCAGGATATTGCGAAAAGAGGTTGCCGAGGCAAAGAGCTTTGTCAGAAGCCATATGAAGGAAGAACTGCAGGTTGCGGACATTGCTGCCATGGTGAACATGAGCGGAAGCTATTTTTCTCACGTATTTAAAAAGGAGGAAGGGATCAGCTTTTTGGAATATGTATACCGGGTGAGAATGGAGCATGCCAGATACTTACTGGAAAGCAGCGATTTAAAGGTAAATGAGATCGCGGATGAGGTTGGGATTGTTAATCCCAATTATTTCAGCACACAGTTTAAAAAGAGTGTGGGGCAGTCTCCTTTGGAATACCGCCAGGCACGATTGAAAAAGACAGAGGAAAATAGCAGGATTTGA
- a CDS encoding carbohydrate ABC transporter permease, producing the protein MKKIRLSKQLKIDLTGYAFILPNIIGVCLFTLFPMIFSLIISFTDWDYTKGIGNWNFIGLINFVEMWQDEWFTSSLINTIIFAVGVVPVTVFLALVLAVIIDKYCVARLPMRLALFMPYISNIVAVAIVWVMMYSPWGPFTQLVKFFGVENPPQWLGDTTWALPALMLMTVWSGVGYANMIYTSALQGLPQDVYEAADIDGANEVQKFFRLTIPFLSPTTFFLIITTFITSFQVFAPIQIMTRGGPGTATNVLVYYIYTSAFTFYKMGYASAMSWILFLILFGITMFQWAGQKKWVSY; encoded by the coding sequence ATGAAGAAAATCAGGCTTAGCAAACAGTTAAAAATAGATTTGACAGGCTATGCTTTCATACTGCCTAATATCATCGGTGTATGTCTTTTCACCCTGTTTCCCATGATCTTTTCCCTGATCATCAGCTTTACGGACTGGGATTATACCAAAGGGATCGGCAACTGGAACTTTATCGGACTTATAAATTTTGTCGAAATGTGGCAGGATGAATGGTTTACCAGTTCCCTGATTAACACCATAATTTTTGCGGTGGGAGTGGTGCCGGTGACAGTTTTCCTGGCACTGGTGCTGGCGGTCATCATCGATAAATACTGCGTTGCCAGACTTCCCATGAGGCTGGCGCTTTTTATGCCCTATATATCCAATATTGTGGCGGTTGCCATTGTATGGGTGATGATGTACTCCCCCTGGGGACCATTCACCCAGTTGGTAAAGTTCTTTGGGGTGGAAAACCCTCCCCAGTGGCTTGGAGACACAACCTGGGCTCTGCCGGCGTTGATGCTCATGACCGTATGGTCGGGAGTAGGATATGCCAATATGATCTATACGTCAGCACTTCAGGGGCTTCCCCAGGATGTGTATGAGGCTGCGGACATTGACGGAGCAAATGAAGTTCAGAAGTTTTTTAGGCTTACGATCCCGTTTTTGTCACCAACCACCTTTTTCCTGATCATTACAACGTTTATCACCTCCTTTCAGGTGTTTGCGCCCATACAGATCATGACAAGGGGCGGCCCAGGAACGGCCACCAATGTGCTGGTTTACTATATTTACACTTCAGCCTTTACCTTCTACAAGATGGGATATGCCTCCGCCATGTCGTGGATATTATTCTTGATTTTATTTGGTATAACCATGTTCCAATGGGCAGGGCAGAAAAAATGGGTCAGCTATTAG